From Halomicrobium salinisoli, the proteins below share one genomic window:
- a CDS encoding ribonuclease BN yields the protein MTAVDDGDGETPPPGTQAESIQSDGPETGDRRGVSDVDASDVAQLRADFEAFREEVEERTLPREEVESDLRKYVRKRMRRGHARGWGPYLVLLYGTAMTLGAFYFLGGGWAILAMVVVWLSTLGLYALMLIVGIGIEVVGLPGKVIDRVR from the coding sequence ATGACAGCCGTGGACGACGGCGACGGCGAGACGCCGCCGCCCGGCACCCAGGCCGAGTCGATCCAGTCGGACGGACCCGAGACCGGCGACCGCCGCGGGGTCTCGGACGTGGACGCCAGCGACGTGGCACAGCTGCGTGCCGACTTCGAGGCGTTCCGCGAGGAGGTCGAGGAGCGGACGCTCCCCCGCGAGGAGGTCGAGTCCGACCTCCGGAAGTACGTCCGAAAGCGGATGCGACGCGGGCACGCCCGCGGCTGGGGGCCGTACCTCGTGTTGCTGTACGGGACCGCGATGACGCTCGGCGCGTTCTACTTCCTCGGCGGCGGCTGGGCCATCCTCGCGATGGTCGTGGTCTGGCTGTCGACGCTCGGGCTGTACGCGCTGATGCTCATCGTGGGTATCGGAATCGAAGTCGTCGGGCTCCCGGGGAAGGTGATCGACCGGGTCCGATGA
- a CDS encoding phosphatase PAP2 family protein yields MSRAVGVGDLLAGLGDPFVVLAALLTQLGDAWFLALVVAVTYWYGPVTDAIDRRRAALVVACLFGGLAALVVLKPLVGLPRPPGAGTPPETALVPSALDPVYAWMATGDGYGVPSGHALGSTVVYGALAWALDWGRRRTRIAAAAAVVTVVALTRLVLGVHYLADVIAGAAVGLVVVTLVVRVLETPGRAFAGATLVGLAGVPLVAVVAAHEFVPASESLHDVVATVGVCAGATAAWFAVGDRRPIPTRRGALATVLVGAVTALPLLTIASLWTDGGALAAALGAAGGILLVVAPLAGERLAGAIGSSRPVGH; encoded by the coding sequence ATGAGCCGCGCCGTCGGCGTCGGCGACCTGCTGGCCGGCCTCGGCGACCCGTTCGTCGTCCTGGCTGCGTTGCTCACCCAGCTGGGCGACGCGTGGTTCCTCGCGCTCGTCGTCGCCGTCACCTACTGGTACGGCCCGGTCACCGACGCGATCGACCGGCGTCGGGCGGCGCTGGTGGTCGCCTGCCTGTTCGGCGGCCTCGCCGCGCTGGTGGTGCTCAAGCCGCTCGTGGGCCTGCCCCGCCCGCCCGGCGCGGGGACGCCTCCCGAGACGGCCCTCGTGCCGTCCGCCCTCGACCCGGTGTACGCCTGGATGGCCACCGGCGACGGCTACGGCGTCCCCAGCGGCCACGCCCTCGGCAGCACCGTCGTCTACGGCGCGCTCGCGTGGGCGCTCGACTGGGGCCGCCGGCGGACGCGGATCGCCGCTGCGGCGGCGGTCGTGACCGTCGTCGCGCTCACCCGACTCGTCCTCGGCGTCCACTACCTCGCGGACGTGATCGCCGGGGCGGCCGTCGGACTGGTCGTGGTCACGCTCGTCGTCCGCGTCCTGGAGACGCCGGGGCGGGCGTTCGCGGGCGCGACGCTCGTGGGCCTCGCCGGCGTGCCGCTGGTCGCCGTCGTCGCGGCCCACGAGTTCGTCCCGGCCTCTGAGTCGCTCCACGACGTCGTCGCCACCGTCGGGGTCTGCGCCGGCGCGACGGCGGCGTGGTTCGCCGTCGGCGACCGGCGGCCGATTCCGACCCGTCGCGGCGCGCTCGCGACGGTCCTGGTGGGCGCGGTCACGGCCCTGCCCCTCCTGACGATCGCGAGCCTGTGGACCGACGGCGGGGCGCTCGCCGCTGCGCTGGGGGCCGCCGGCGGGATCCTGCTCGTGGTGGCGCCGCTGGCCGGCGAGCGGCTGGCCGGCGCGATCGGCTCCTCGCGGCCGGTCGGGCACTGA
- the glnA gene encoding type I glutamate--ammonia ligase → MTSELSDEAEAVLDEIEEKNVDFLRLQFTDILGTVKNVSVPAEQAEKAFTEGIYFDGSSINGFVRIQESDMRLDPDPSTFAVLPWRNDEESAAARLICDVIDTSTGQPFAGDPRGVLKRAMQRAEDMGYTVNAAPEPEFFLFEEDEEGRATTKTNDAGGYFDLAPKDLAQDVRRDIIYGLEDMGFDIEASHHEVAQGQHEINFTYDDALSTADNVATFRAVVRAIAAEHDLHATFMPKPIARINGSGMHTHFSLFEDGENAFHDEDDEFNLSETAKQFTAGILDHAEALAAVTNPTVNSYKRLVPGYEAPVYVAWSDRNRSALIRKPAARTPAASRIEARFPDPSCNPYLAFAALIHAGLDGIERGLDCDDPVRENIYEFDEAKREEYGITTLPSNLGEAVDALEQDEVIQDALGEHVYDNFVEAKTQEHEEYIVEVSDWEIDRYLEKF, encoded by the coding sequence ATGACAAGCGAACTCTCCGACGAGGCGGAAGCGGTACTCGACGAGATCGAGGAGAAGAACGTGGACTTCCTGCGCCTGCAGTTCACGGACATCCTGGGGACGGTCAAGAACGTCTCCGTGCCGGCCGAGCAGGCCGAGAAGGCGTTCACGGAGGGTATCTACTTCGACGGCTCCTCCATCAACGGCTTCGTCCGCATCCAGGAGTCCGACATGCGCCTGGATCCGGACCCGTCGACGTTCGCCGTGCTCCCGTGGCGCAACGACGAGGAGAGCGCCGCCGCTCGCCTCATCTGCGACGTGATCGACACCTCGACCGGCCAGCCGTTCGCCGGTGACCCGCGCGGCGTCCTCAAGCGCGCCATGCAGCGCGCCGAGGACATGGGCTACACGGTCAACGCGGCGCCCGAGCCCGAGTTCTTCCTGTTCGAGGAGGACGAGGAGGGCCGCGCGACGACGAAGACCAACGACGCCGGCGGCTACTTCGACCTCGCGCCCAAGGACCTCGCCCAGGACGTCCGCCGCGACATCATCTACGGCCTGGAGGACATGGGCTTCGACATCGAGGCCAGCCACCACGAGGTCGCCCAGGGCCAGCACGAGATCAACTTCACCTACGACGACGCCCTCAGCACGGCCGACAACGTCGCCACCTTCCGCGCCGTCGTCCGCGCCATCGCCGCGGAGCACGACCTGCACGCGACCTTCATGCCCAAGCCGATCGCCCGGATCAACGGGTCGGGCATGCACACGCACTTCTCGCTGTTCGAGGACGGCGAGAACGCGTTCCACGACGAGGACGACGAGTTCAACCTCTCGGAGACGGCCAAGCAGTTCACCGCCGGCATCCTCGACCACGCCGAGGCGCTGGCCGCGGTCACGAACCCGACCGTGAACTCCTACAAGCGCCTGGTGCCCGGCTACGAGGCGCCCGTCTACGTCGCCTGGTCCGACCGCAACCGCTCGGCGCTGATCCGCAAGCCCGCCGCGCGGACCCCGGCCGCCTCGCGCATCGAGGCCCGCTTCCCGGACCCGTCCTGTAACCCCTATCTCGCGTTCGCCGCACTCATCCACGCCGGCCTCGACGGCATCGAGCGCGGCCTCGACTGCGACGACCCCGTCCGCGAGAACATCTACGAGTTCGACGAGGCCAAGCGCGAGGAGTACGGCATCACCACGCTGCCGTCGAACCTCGGCGAGGCCGTCGACGCCCTCGAACAGGACGAGGTCATCCAGGACGCCCTCGGCGAGCACGTCTACGACAACTTCGTCGAGGCCAAGACCCAGGAGCACGAGGAGTACATCGTCGAGGTCTCCGACTGGGAGATCGACCGCTACCTCGAGAAGTTCTAG
- the lrp gene encoding HTH-type transcriptional regulator Lrp encodes MTYENLDRKLVNELLGDGRASLRSLGEELDVSVTTVSNHLSELEEEGIIDGYTPKVDYDALGYDVTAIVQLKVEGSSLPEVTESLRQHKQMISVYEVTGDYDIIAVGKFTDTDGMNAQIKELLTDPEIKESNTSVVLNAASENEQFELDVE; translated from the coding sequence ATGACGTACGAAAATCTGGATCGGAAGCTAGTGAATGAACTTCTGGGCGACGGACGCGCCAGTCTGCGCAGCCTGGGCGAGGAGCTGGACGTCTCCGTGACCACCGTCTCGAACCACCTCTCGGAGCTCGAAGAGGAGGGGATCATCGACGGCTACACCCCGAAGGTCGACTACGACGCGCTGGGCTACGACGTCACCGCCATCGTCCAGCTCAAGGTCGAGGGGTCGTCGCTGCCGGAGGTCACCGAGAGCCTCAGACAGCACAAGCAGATGATCTCCGTCTACGAGGTCACCGGCGACTACGACATCATCGCCGTCGGCAAGTTCACCGACACCGACGGGATGAACGCTCAGATCAAGGAGCTGCTGACCGACCCCGAGATCAAGGAGTCCAACACCAGCGTCGTCCTCAACGCCGCCAGCGAGAACGAGCAGTTCGAGCTGGACGTCGAATAG
- a CDS encoding TetR/AcrR family transcriptional regulator, with amino-acid sequence MSEPSEDIMEATFRALCEHGYAALTMRDIAAEADRSKASLHYHYESKQGLMLAFLDHLFEHFTDRVGSFDPAGDPDAQLRAFVDEILHPPGEDTTREFRTALLEIKAQAPYDEAFRERLTAFDEHIRENVRAAVAAGVDRGVYRDDVDPEAVARFVLTLADGAQSRHVVAGADPDDAMAVFESYVESRLLADREVSA; translated from the coding sequence ATGAGCGAGCCCTCCGAGGACATCATGGAGGCCACTTTCCGGGCCCTCTGCGAACACGGCTACGCCGCCCTCACGATGCGAGACATCGCGGCGGAGGCCGACCGGAGCAAGGCCTCCCTGCACTACCACTACGAGAGCAAGCAGGGGCTCATGCTGGCCTTCCTCGATCACCTCTTCGAGCACTTCACCGACCGTGTCGGGTCGTTCGATCCCGCCGGCGACCCGGACGCCCAGTTGCGCGCGTTCGTCGACGAGATCCTCCACCCGCCGGGCGAGGACACCACCCGCGAGTTCCGGACCGCGCTGCTGGAGATCAAGGCCCAGGCGCCCTACGACGAGGCGTTCCGCGAGCGCCTGACCGCGTTCGACGAGCACATCCGCGAGAACGTCCGCGCGGCCGTCGCCGCCGGCGTCGACCGGGGCGTCTACCGCGACGACGTGGACCCCGAGGCGGTCGCCCGGTTCGTCCTGACGCTGGCCGACGGCGCCCAGTCGCGCCACGTCGTCGCGGGCGCCGATCCGGACGACGCGATGGCCGTCTTCGAGTCGTACGTCGAGAGCCGCCTGCTGGCCGACAGGGAGGTGTCGGCGTGA
- a CDS encoding MATE family efflux transporter produces the protein MSARRALRRVADRIDGLFKGQEELELTSGDIGRPLFYLSLPIIVTNLLQVAYNLADTFWLGRYSTEALAAISFGFPLVFFLISLGMGVSVAGSVLVAQHTGADEPRKAQYAASQTVTFAVVVSLVLGVVGYFFVEDFLRLLGASPDVLPGATAYLEVMSLGLSAMFGFLVFIALMRGAGDTITPMLVMFGTVVLNVILDPFLIFGWTVVESAPLVGTVGFPELGVQGAAIATIFSRAVALVVGLGIMLRGHRGVKIRPREMVPDPDYVPRLVRIGLPATVEGTGRSVSVNLMLFVVGTFSTPVVAAFGVGTRIFSLIFMPAIAVDRGVETMTGQNIGAGKPDRAGTANHFAAKASFLVLSAVAVVVFFAAPTVVSVFSDDPEVVRVGAEFLRWVAPTFGFIGVVRAYSGGFRGAGKTLTAAALAILMLGFLRLPIAWVTSRVVDVSVVSVTVPGLGTLQTDVLAGTLLADAFAYSLGSRGIWLGFAVSNALAAVLAYAWFVRGTWREADLTDDPAAVAADD, from the coding sequence GTGAGCGCGCGACGAGCCCTCCGCCGCGTCGCCGACCGGATCGACGGGCTGTTCAAGGGCCAGGAGGAACTGGAGCTCACCAGCGGCGACATCGGCCGACCGCTGTTCTACCTCTCGCTGCCGATCATCGTCACGAACCTCCTGCAGGTCGCCTACAACCTCGCGGACACGTTCTGGCTGGGCCGGTACAGCACCGAGGCGCTGGCCGCGATCAGCTTCGGCTTCCCGCTCGTGTTCTTCCTCATCTCGCTCGGGATGGGCGTCTCCGTCGCCGGCAGCGTGCTGGTCGCCCAGCACACCGGCGCCGACGAGCCGCGGAAGGCGCAGTACGCGGCCTCGCAGACCGTCACCTTCGCGGTGGTCGTCTCGCTGGTGCTCGGCGTGGTGGGGTACTTCTTCGTCGAGGACTTCCTCAGGCTGCTGGGGGCCTCTCCGGACGTCCTCCCCGGCGCGACGGCCTACCTCGAGGTGATGTCGCTCGGGCTGTCGGCCATGTTCGGCTTCCTCGTGTTCATCGCGCTGATGCGCGGCGCCGGCGACACCATCACGCCGATGCTCGTGATGTTCGGGACGGTCGTGCTCAACGTGATCCTCGACCCATTCCTGATCTTCGGATGGACCGTCGTCGAGTCCGCTCCGCTGGTCGGGACGGTCGGCTTCCCGGAGCTGGGCGTCCAGGGCGCGGCCATCGCCACCATCTTCTCGCGAGCGGTGGCGCTGGTCGTCGGCCTGGGGATCATGCTCCGCGGTCACCGCGGCGTGAAGATCCGGCCCCGCGAGATGGTGCCCGATCCCGACTACGTCCCCCGCCTCGTCCGCATCGGTCTGCCCGCTACCGTCGAGGGGACGGGCCGGTCCGTCTCGGTGAACCTCATGCTGTTCGTCGTGGGCACCTTCTCCACGCCCGTGGTGGCCGCGTTCGGCGTCGGCACCCGGATCTTCTCGCTGATCTTCATGCCGGCCATCGCCGTCGACCGCGGCGTCGAGACGATGACGGGCCAGAACATCGGCGCCGGCAAGCCCGACCGCGCGGGCACGGCCAACCACTTCGCTGCGAAGGCCTCTTTCCTCGTGCTGTCGGCCGTCGCCGTCGTCGTGTTCTTCGCCGCCCCGACCGTCGTCTCCGTGTTCAGCGACGACCCCGAGGTGGTCCGCGTCGGCGCCGAGTTCCTGCGCTGGGTCGCGCCGACGTTCGGCTTCATCGGCGTCGTTCGCGCCTACTCCGGCGGCTTCCGCGGCGCCGGCAAAACGCTCACCGCGGCCGCGCTGGCCATCCTGATGCTCGGGTTCCTCCGCCTGCCCATCGCCTGGGTCACCTCCCGCGTCGTCGACGTCTCGGTCGTCTCCGTCACCGTCCCCGGCCTCGGGACCCTCCAGACCGACGTCCTCGCCGGAACGCTCCTCGCCGACGCCTTCGCGTACTCGCTGGGCTCGCGGGGCATCTGGCTCGGGTTCGCCGTCTCGAACGCTCTGGCGGCCGTCCTGGCCTACGCCTGGTTCGTCCGGGGCACCTGGCGCGAGGCCGACCTGACCGACGACCCGGCCGCAGTCGCCGCGGACGACTGA
- a CDS encoding cupin domain-containing protein, which produces MPSKINYEDVDPVADGLHFLREPLDAENLGVSVLDVPADWSGKPHDHADEGQEEVYVLIEGSATVTVEDETVEMEPGDALRLAPEETRAIETDEESTFVLAGAP; this is translated from the coding sequence ATGCCGTCGAAAATCAACTACGAGGACGTCGATCCGGTCGCCGACGGACTGCACTTCCTGAGAGAACCGCTGGACGCCGAGAACCTGGGCGTCTCGGTGCTGGACGTGCCCGCGGACTGGTCCGGCAAGCCCCACGACCACGCCGACGAGGGCCAGGAGGAGGTCTACGTCCTGATCGAGGGATCGGCCACGGTCACCGTCGAAGACGAAACCGTCGAGATGGAACCGGGCGACGCGCTTCGGCTCGCCCCCGAGGAGACCAGGGCGATCGAGACCGACGAGGAGAGCACCTTCGTCCTCGCCGGCGCGCCGTAG
- a CDS encoding cell surface protein gives MASEPDGRAWRAGVGCLVALLAATAALSGATTAAGAGESTLAVGDAAVDPDERASVAVALDAAPDGLSGFEVRLRLADGDVGRVTSASYPDHFQPTTEPEVGSDGRSVRVKAADLDGEVEPGAANVTLATVTVAGSAEGETAMTVESARIDGDGGRALDPSIDAGTVVVGDGGGSTAAGESGSGGAAVSPDGSTGGASGDGGPLGVPAAVAVGLAVLAVVGLVARRAA, from the coding sequence ATGGCGAGCGAGCCTGACGGACGCGCGTGGCGGGCGGGCGTGGGCTGCCTGGTCGCCCTGCTGGCGGCGACGGCGGCGCTTTCCGGCGCGACGACCGCCGCGGGCGCCGGCGAGAGCACGCTGGCGGTCGGCGACGCCGCGGTCGATCCCGACGAGCGAGCGTCGGTCGCGGTGGCCCTCGACGCCGCGCCGGACGGCCTCTCGGGGTTCGAGGTGCGTCTCCGGCTGGCCGACGGGGACGTCGGGCGGGTGACGAGCGCGAGCTACCCGGACCACTTTCAGCCGACGACGGAGCCCGAGGTCGGATCCGACGGCCGGTCCGTGCGTGTGAAGGCCGCAGACCTGGACGGCGAAGTCGAACCCGGCGCGGCGAACGTGACGCTGGCGACGGTGACGGTGGCCGGGTCCGCCGAGGGCGAGACGGCGATGACGGTCGAGAGCGCCCGCATCGACGGCGACGGCGGCCGCGCCCTCGATCCGTCTATCGACGCCGGCACCGTCGTCGTCGGCGACGGCGGCGGATCGACGGCCGCGGGCGAGTCCGGATCGGGTGGCGCAGCGGTCTCCCCGGACGGCTCGACGGGCGGCGCGTCGGGCGACGGCGGTCCGCTCGGCGTTCCGGCCGCGGTCGCCGTCGGCCTCGCGGTCCTCGCGGTCGTCGGGCTGGTCGCGAGGCGCGCGGCGTAG
- a CDS encoding alkaline phosphatase PhoX, producing the protein MVDCNRRNLMRATVAAALGASVPGVASADVEETDTPGAPSVSGSIKRLSHTAFGAEVTGPFVFENGTLLYSLQHPSRGTRGRDFSNAGAKANQPPYDRAGVGYFDGFSFEFDGDNDDFEEVSVPRTVEEQGQVRSADHEFVMLAQAREPIQGGDERLGVTQTPDGTDVTRENFDGTMYGAAATNPDCNQFVPTNDDGTEGYLFTNWENSPGNITRVPISYEDGTWEADVDEALNLANTEPLREQGGTRINCYGNLTPWGTMLSAEENYAHTRVSLKHTVGDVVENGSGQGLIGGCQFWNRPNPSECQNAVDDLYGDESWTLQGYWALDGVEFLAYQLGAEPVARDDGENPTEPISDVYPNPYRYGYFVDVRQPTAETPQPVKYWVMGRAAWECPDVMSDERTVYGASDGDSKGIYKFVADEPIPSYDDPMDVAGTLYAPKITNDAASAAEAGERKSPADVTLSLEWIPLGHATNREVESWIAEYDDVTQADYLAAHADWSEGDEVTPEVLAEADQTVVEEGNQNYVSREEIVEWAQQYEQRGPDGVDEDLRKVPFIETRAAAKEIGASIEFNKAEGVDSRDGAGPGDYVYFGISECNDAMADEQGDLQLDRVDGGVVYRGRLDADYDVSRLEPVVVGPDFTDPAGDADDSLRNIDNVYVMRDDRVLLCEDGFAESGRSYPNDCLYVYEPNPVVAADSVAVRGGETAETDVTVDRTPEGLAGAELTVSLSDAAVASIEDVSVPESFGLVETSVSDDGGRADLRVLDVDDAVGDGGADVALATLTLSGDGTGTTDLEVSVESATDDDGDALSADTTPAVVVVGPPAVPGGRGAPTDPDGDGRYEDVNGNGRLDFNDVVLLFEQFDADAVRLNEAAYDFNENGQLEFDDVVELYEEI; encoded by the coding sequence ATGGTCGATTGCAACCGCCGCAACCTGATGAGAGCGACAGTCGCCGCCGCGCTGGGCGCCAGCGTGCCCGGCGTGGCGAGCGCCGACGTCGAGGAGACGGACACGCCGGGGGCGCCGAGCGTCTCGGGCAGCATCAAGCGGCTCTCCCACACCGCCTTCGGCGCGGAGGTGACGGGGCCGTTCGTCTTCGAGAACGGAACCCTGCTGTACAGCCTCCAGCACCCCTCGCGGGGGACGCGCGGCAGGGACTTCTCGAACGCCGGCGCGAAGGCCAACCAGCCGCCCTACGACCGGGCCGGGGTGGGGTACTTCGACGGCTTCAGTTTCGAGTTCGACGGCGACAACGACGACTTCGAGGAAGTGTCGGTCCCGCGGACCGTCGAGGAGCAGGGGCAGGTCCGCTCCGCCGACCACGAGTTCGTCATGCTCGCGCAGGCCCGCGAGCCGATCCAGGGGGGCGACGAGCGGCTCGGCGTCACGCAGACGCCCGACGGCACCGACGTCACCCGCGAGAACTTCGACGGGACGATGTACGGGGCCGCCGCGACCAACCCCGACTGCAACCAGTTCGTCCCGACGAACGACGACGGGACGGAGGGGTACCTGTTCACCAACTGGGAGAACAGCCCGGGTAACATCACGCGGGTCCCGATCAGCTACGAGGACGGCACGTGGGAGGCCGACGTCGACGAGGCGCTCAACCTCGCGAACACCGAACCGCTGCGCGAGCAGGGCGGCACGCGCATCAACTGCTACGGCAACCTGACGCCGTGGGGGACGATGCTGTCCGCCGAGGAGAACTACGCCCACACCCGCGTCTCGCTGAAGCACACGGTCGGCGACGTCGTCGAGAACGGCAGCGGCCAGGGCCTGATCGGCGGCTGCCAGTTCTGGAACCGCCCGAACCCCTCCGAGTGCCAGAACGCCGTCGACGACCTCTACGGCGACGAGTCCTGGACGCTGCAGGGCTACTGGGCGCTGGACGGCGTCGAGTTCCTCGCCTACCAGCTCGGCGCCGAGCCGGTCGCCCGGGACGACGGCGAGAACCCGACGGAGCCGATCTCTGACGTCTACCCCAACCCCTACCGCTACGGCTACTTCGTCGACGTCCGCCAGCCGACCGCCGAGACGCCCCAGCCGGTCAAGTACTGGGTCATGGGCCGGGCGGCCTGGGAGTGCCCGGACGTGATGAGCGACGAACGGACGGTCTACGGTGCCTCCGACGGCGACAGCAAGGGCATCTACAAGTTCGTCGCCGACGAGCCGATCCCGAGCTACGACGACCCGATGGACGTCGCCGGCACGCTGTACGCGCCGAAGATCACCAACGACGCCGCCTCTGCCGCCGAGGCGGGCGAGCGCAAGTCCCCCGCCGACGTCACCCTGTCGCTCGAGTGGATCCCGCTCGGTCACGCCACCAACCGCGAGGTCGAGTCCTGGATCGCCGAGTACGACGACGTCACCCAGGCCGACTACCTCGCCGCGCACGCCGACTGGAGCGAGGGCGACGAGGTCACGCCCGAGGTCCTCGCCGAGGCCGACCAGACGGTCGTCGAGGAGGGCAACCAGAACTACGTCAGCCGCGAGGAGATCGTCGAGTGGGCGCAGCAGTACGAGCAGCGCGGTCCCGACGGCGTCGACGAGGACCTGCGGAAGGTTCCGTTCATCGAGACGCGCGCGGCCGCCAAGGAGATCGGCGCCTCGATCGAGTTCAACAAGGCCGAGGGCGTCGACAGCCGGGACGGCGCCGGTCCGGGCGACTACGTCTACTTCGGCATCTCGGAGTGCAACGACGCGATGGCCGACGAGCAGGGCGACCTGCAGCTGGACCGCGTCGACGGCGGCGTGGTCTACCGCGGCCGCCTCGACGCCGACTACGACGTCAGCCGACTCGAGCCGGTCGTCGTGGGTCCCGACTTCACCGATCCGGCCGGCGACGCCGACGACTCGCTGCGTAACATCGACAACGTCTACGTGATGCGCGACGACCGCGTGCTGCTCTGCGAGGACGGCTTCGCCGAGTCCGGCCGCTCGTACCCCAACGACTGCCTGTACGTCTACGAGCCGAACCCGGTCGTGGCGGCCGACTCCGTGGCCGTCCGGGGCGGCGAGACCGCCGAGACCGACGTCACCGTCGATCGGACGCCGGAAGGGCTGGCCGGCGCTGAGCTGACCGTCTCGCTGTCCGACGCCGCTGTCGCGTCCATCGAGGACGTCTCCGTCCCCGAGTCGTTCGGCCTGGTCGAGACGTCGGTGAGCGACGACGGCGGGCGCGCCGACCTGCGCGTGCTCGACGTCGACGACGCGGTCGGGGACGGCGGCGCGGACGTCGCCCTCGCGACGCTCACGCTGAGCGGCGACGGGACGGGCACGACCGACCTCGAGGTCTCGGTCGAGAGCGCGACCGACGACGACGGCGACGCGCTCTCGGCCGACACCACCCCCGCCGTCGTGGTCGTGGGCCCGCCCGCGGTGCCCGGCGGTCGCGGAGCGCCGACCGACCCCGACGGCGACGGCCGCTACGAGGACGTCAACGGCAACGGCCGGCTGGACTTCAACGACGTCGTCCTGCTGTTCGAGCAGTTCGACGCCGACGCGGTCCGGCTGAACGAGGCGGCCTACGACTTCAACGAGAACGGCCAGCTCGAGTTCGACGACGTGGTCGAGCTCTACGAGGAGATCTGA
- the thsA gene encoding thermosome subunit alpha — MGNQPMLVLSEESQRTSGKDAQSMNITASQAVAEAVRTTLGPKGMDKMLVDDMGSVVVTNDGVTILDEMDIEHPAANMIVEVAQTQEDEVGDGTTTAVVIAGELLSKAEELLDQDIHATILAQGYRQAAEKAKEILEEQAIEVTPEDTEQLEKVAATAMTGKGAESAKDVLAELVVRAAQSVAQDGVVDTDNIQIETVVGGSIDESELVEGVIIDKERVHENMPYAVDDADVALLDTAIEVPETELDTEVNVTDPDQLQQFLDQEEEQLQEMVDQLADVGADVVITQKGIDDMAQHYLAQEGILAVRRAKKSDIEALSRATGARIVSSVDDVTDEDLGYAGSVAQKDVGGDERIFVEEIEDAKSVTLILRGGTEHVADEVERAIEDSLGVVAATLEDGQVLPGGGAPETQLALGLRDHADSVGGREQLAIEAFADAIDVVPRTLAENAGLDPIDSLVDLRSKHDGGDNTFGLDAYTGEVVDMNEDGVVEPLRVKTQAVESATEAAVMILRIDDVIAAGDLKGGSGDDDEDEGGPGGPGGAPGGMGGGMGGMGGGMGGMM, encoded by the coding sequence ATGGGTAATCAGCCCATGCTTGTACTGTCGGAGGAGTCCCAGCGGACCTCCGGCAAGGACGCGCAGTCGATGAACATCACGGCCTCCCAGGCCGTCGCCGAGGCCGTTCGGACCACACTCGGTCCGAAGGGCATGGACAAGATGCTCGTCGACGACATGGGTTCCGTCGTCGTCACGAACGACGGCGTCACCATCCTCGACGAGATGGACATCGAGCACCCGGCCGCCAACATGATCGTCGAGGTCGCCCAGACCCAGGAGGACGAGGTCGGCGACGGCACGACGACGGCGGTCGTCATCGCCGGTGAACTCCTCTCGAAGGCCGAGGAGCTCCTCGACCAGGACATCCACGCCACCATCCTGGCCCAGGGCTACCGCCAGGCCGCCGAGAAGGCCAAGGAGATCCTCGAGGAGCAGGCCATCGAGGTCACCCCCGAGGACACCGAGCAGCTCGAGAAGGTCGCCGCCACGGCGATGACCGGCAAGGGCGCCGAGTCCGCCAAGGACGTCCTCGCCGAGCTCGTCGTCCGCGCCGCCCAGTCCGTCGCTCAGGACGGCGTCGTCGACACCGACAACATCCAGATCGAGACGGTCGTCGGCGGCTCCATCGACGAGTCCGAGCTCGTCGAGGGCGTCATCATCGACAAGGAGCGCGTCCACGAGAACATGCCCTACGCCGTCGACGACGCCGACGTGGCGCTGCTCGACACCGCCATCGAGGTGCCCGAGACCGAGCTCGACACCGAGGTCAACGTCACCGACCCCGACCAGCTCCAGCAGTTCCTCGACCAGGAAGAGGAGCAGCTCCAGGAGATGGTCGACCAGCTCGCCGACGTCGGCGCCGACGTCGTCATCACCCAGAAGGGCATCGACGACATGGCCCAGCACTACCTCGCTCAGGAGGGCATCCTGGCGGTCCGCCGGGCCAAGAAGTCCGACATCGAGGCGCTCTCGCGAGCCACGGGCGCTCGCATCGTCTCCAGCGTCGACGACGTGACCGACGAGGACCTCGGCTACGCCGGCTCCGTCGCCCAGAAGGACGTCGGCGGCGACGAGCGCATCTTCGTCGAGGAGATCGAGGACGCCAAGTCCGTCACGCTCATCCTCCGCGGCGGCACCGAACACGTCGCCGACGAGGTCGAGCGCGCCATCGAGGACTCGCTGGGCGTCGTGGCCGCCACGCTGGAGGACGGCCAGGTCCTGCCCGGCGGCGGCGCGCCCGAGACCCAGCTCGCGCTGGGCCTGCGCGACCACGCTGACTCCGTCGGCGGCCGCGAGCAGCTGGCCATCGAGGCCTTCGCGGACGCCATCGACGTCGTCCCGCGCACGCTCGCCGAGAACGCCGGTCTCGACCCCATCGACTCGCTGGTCGACCTGCGCAGCAAGCACGACGGCGGCGACAACACGTTCGGCCTCGACGCCTACACCGGCGAGGTCGTCGACATGAACGAGGACGGCGTCGTCGAGCCCCTGCGCGTCAAGACGCAGGCCGTCGAGTCGGCCACGGAGGCCGCCGTGATGATCCTCCGCATCGACGACGTCATCGCCGCGGGCGACCTGAAGGGCGGCTCCGGCGACGACGACGAGGACGAGGGCGGTCCCGGCGGCCCCGGCGGCGCGCCCGGCGGAATGGGCGGCGGCATGGGCGGCATGGGCGGCGGCATGGGCGGCATGATGTAA